One window from the genome of Neospora caninum Liverpool complete genome, chromosome VI encodes:
- a CDS encoding putative retinitis pigmentosa GTPase regulator has translation MPASRWRDDGLCRRAFPCSVAPWPERSAQGRPCRGKAVRLSVAHRSAPWRVSPHVAFLFFVVVLVGCSVQNGVHRSGPEARGTATNWLRSPGREREVMSSSPWGVISAAASSHPGEEVVQFKKDQLEREESRDPWPASSARGSAGDERGATGKEKRVRVESKRGASRLESSPAESGIAVGKGNGGGKRAAAGIDSTNAQEGRTFAPNPQDNGIAAAPCAHAAKVEEGTATELGQLSGVSLPARSASKEASPVRAQKAPEDSNAAGTGPWRRLASVDEETGDATGLPSVKELEPSEGAGTRARLEGSGEAPDQPAKTSPRKAGRETPASKERVPREGTAVAKTKAKRRRGKARSRRLPPGQNKRGSRLKARAREPARGVKAARRRKAVSKPRAGSSPRFPSGKPRADAATQRGRAETSNQEQSLDESRVGDGQTVSKKNRKGRKKTRKGRGKKGAAALPAVPGRQAESQESGDSVKASELSSIDEGGSSSPAVPVELFPQGRLSGETSVRKGEATPTASLAAETEVEDDSASRVERAVDRAAAEIDAEVGGLLEQMRIIEPPVAGLRRGLSGLLLACFLLPAFHYRESTLTSEFNDLGTQREALAGSVFFGLLLYGVKKLQGFFDSFSRQRQFRKSLARIRAAYLRKRHFALTAASVSAADRKRYRSNPVLRPLDAPRNLVTFPGGRTEANGGAAGTVRESGSTRQGAETEGANSQAVGGTGEAKRFAEPAPGSTEGCMQTERVPRPERGENQAPPQEEVGQLQEAGGGNAGSKGGQTLATVQPDGEREALREAKDPDAESSQRRASFERQPSVGDEQEGETSDEASGGKKGTLQTSEQTPLEVGLNVSDSGLPSQTSTHSVRQRSSADFNLVDDSMSQEMRATPFHVREESESSELSSPHPGKKASWVFPAQSPPLRGRENRRREKHGSAPAPKAKLGEPKEEAFRDASAEAGADTRNVGSRETGNKKAVEAEAKPDQQAGRHGSLMGIIKRKDKRLGSAEKESRRHRWGSWLGALERNLRKHVSGEPELTGRSAKDTPLTPASSGSSTPSRQARFSTAETSAASPSVSQQDLGAAKSTLGLSGRQSPRAALSVASNSNDEATDEFGAGLVLVDTRKSDFSAGALERPAAYGGPSQEQTVKDALQMAKAELLDQALDAITLRHLYPLRGILGITTVLLSFLYILMSRMGPESSRAASDTVADPAVLVCLGVTLFVSLIRLRRSTKTRDDQRALMEKRRQQKARNLLRKYAEEPEAWRQQRIRSAPMVYAYDGPRGDTSFAGGSDAPAAPAATFAEGHRQNLSTDRLQRRGLRDWVRGRERREGQEEKGERERHIVAFLGLERDSAPETPPDEGLLPQSGWTAKIMRGLRRRLKHAEKPTVETPEEGTETQESEMSYNPDLALSEATAGGELAA, from the exons ATGCCAGCGTCACGCTGGCGAGATGACGGGCTCTGCCGCCGTGCCTTCCCGTGCAGCGTCGCTCCCTGGCCGGAGAGATCGGCGCAGGGAAGGCCTTGCCGAGGAAAGGCCGTTCGGTTATCAGTTGCGCACCGATCGGCGCCATGGCGCGTGAGTCCCCACGTggccttcctgttcttcgtgGTCGTCTTGGTGGGATGCAGCGTCCAGAATGGAGTGCACCGAAGTGGACCAGAAGCCCGAGGCACGGCAACAAACTGGCTGCGGAGTCCTggccgcgaacgcgaggTGATGTCCAGCTCACCATGGGGGGTCATCTCGGCGGCAGCCTCCTCGCATCCTGGGGAGGAAGTTGTCCAATTCAAGAAGGaccagctggagagagaggaatcTCGGGATCCCTGGCCGGCCTCCTCCGCGCGGgggagcgcaggcgacgagcgcggagcgacggggaaggagaaaagagtcCGAGTTGAATCGAAGAGAGGAGCCAGCCGTCTAGAGTCGTCTCCAGCGGAAAGTGGGATCGCCGtggggaagggaaacggcggaggaaagagggcGGCAGCCGGCATTGACTCCACAAACGCACAGGAAGGGAGGACTTTCGCTCCTAACCCCCAGGACAACG gCATTGCTGCCGCGCCGTGTGCGCATGCGGCAAAggtggaagaaggaacggcCACGGAGTTAGGTCAGCTGAGCGGCGTTTCACTGCCCGCTCGTTCGGCATCCAAAGAGGCCTCGCCTGTTCGGGCGCAAAAGGCTCCTGAGGACTCAAATGCGGCGGGAACTGGCCCCTGGAGACGGCTCGCCAGCGTGGACGAAGAGACCGGGGACGCGACGGGCCTTCCTTCTGTCAAAGAGTTGGAGCCTTCGGAGGGCGCCGGAACGCGCGCAAGGCTCGAGGGTTCCGGGGAGGCACCGGACCAgccagcgaagacgagccctcggaaggcaggaagggagacgccggcgagcaAGGAACGCGTTCCGAGGGAAGGGACTGCAGTTGCTAAGACGAAGGCCAAGCGAAGGCGTGGGAAAGCCCGGAGCAGGAGACTCCCACCGGGCCAGAATAAGCGGGGAAGTCGCTTGAAggcaagagcgagagagcctgCCAGGGGAGTGAaggcggcgcggagacgcaagGCCGTTTCAAAGCCTCGGGCTGGGTCGAGTCCGCGATTCCCTTCGGGGAAGCCTAGAGCAGACGCAGCCACTCAGCGAGGCCGGGCAGAGACCAGCAACCAGGAGCAATCACTCGATGAGAGTCGCGTCGGGGATGGCCAAACAGtttcgaaaaaaaacaggaaaggccGAAAGAAGACCCGGAAGGGCAGAGGCAAGAAAGGGGCGGCAGCGCTCCCTGCTGTCCCTGGGCGCCAGGCAGAAAGCCAAGAGAGCGGCGATTCCGTGAAGGCATCTGAGCTGTCGTCCATTGACGAGGGCGGAAGCAGTTCGCCAGCGGTTCCCGTCGAGCTCTTCCCGCAAGGCCGTCTCTCTGGGGAGACATCCGTTCGGAAAGGTGAAGCCACGCCGACGGCCTCGCTGGCGGCGGAAACTGAGGTGGAAGACGACTCCGCGTCGCGTGTGGAAAGAGCCGTGGATCGGGCCGCTGCGGAAATCGACGCAGAGGTTGGGGGCTTGCTCGAGCAGATGCGCATCATCGAACCCCCAGTCGCGGGTCTCCGCCGAGGCCTCAGCGGCCTTCTGCTCGcctgctttcttctgccggCTTTCCACTACCGCGAGTCGACGCTGACTTCCGAGTTCAACGACTTGGGGACTCAGCGCGAAGCGCTGGCGGGGTCTGTGTTTTTCGGGCTCCTGCTTTACGGAGTGAAGAAGTTGCAGGGGTTCTTCGACAGTTTCTCTCGGCAGCGACAGTTCAGGAAGAGTCTCGCTCGCATTCGCGCCGCGTACCTTCGAAAGCGACACTTTGCCCTCACAGcagcctccgtctccgccgccgacCGAAAAAGGTACAGGAGCAATCCGGTGCTCAGGCCCCTGGACGCCCCGAGGAACTTGGTGACTTTCCCGGGTGGCCGGACGGAAGCGAACGGGGGCGCCGCAGGGACTGTTCGCGAGAGTGGCTCAACGAGACAAGgtgcggagacggagggcgCAAACAGTCAAGCCGTCGGGGGAactggagaagcgaagcgttTCGCGGAGCCTGCCCCTGGTTCGACGGAaggatgcatgcaaacagaaAGGGTTCCGCGTccggaaagaggcgaaaaccaAGCGCCTCCACAAGAGGAAGTAGGACAGCTACAGGAAGCGGGGGGAGGCAATGCAGGAAGCAAAGGCGGCCAAACACTGGCAACCGTGCAGCCGGACGGCGAGCGGGAGGCGctgcgagaagcgaaggatcCCGACGCAGAGTCGTCTCAAAGAAGGGCGTCCTTCGAGCGACAGCCGAGTGTCGGAGACGAGCAGGAGGGGGAGACGTCTGATGAAGCAAGcgggggaaagaaaggaacctTGCAAACAAGCGAACAGACGCCTCTCGAGGTTGGCCTCAACGTGTCGGACTCAGGCTTGCCTTCGCAGACGAGCACACACTCAGTCCGCCAGCGGTCTTCAGCAGACTTCAACCTCGTTGACGATTCCATGAGTCAGGAGATGCGGGCGACGCCTTTTCACGTTCGGGAGGAATCCGAATCGTCGGAGTTGTCTTCGCCCCACCCTGGAAAGAAAGCGTCTTGGGTTTTTCCTGCGCAGAGTCCTCCGCTGCGTGGTCGCGAGAAtcgaaggcgcgagaaacacgGCTCCGCGCCAGCGCCCAAGGCTAAACTTGGTGAGCCCAAGGAGGAGGCCTTCCGCGACGCTTCGGCAGAGGCAGGGGCGGACACGCGGAACGTAGGGTCCCGGGAGACGGGCAACAAAAAGGCTGTtgaggcggaggcgaagcccGACCAGCAGGCAGGCCGTCACGGGAGTCTGATGGGGATAATCAAAAGAAAGGACAAAAGGCTCGGGtcggcggagaaagagagccgCAGGCATCGGTGGGGCTCCTGGCTGGGTGCTCTCGAAAGGAACCTGAGAAAGCACGTGAGTGGCGAACCGGAGTTAACGGGGCGGAGCGCGAAGGACACGCCTCTCACACCTGCCTCCAGCGGGTCTTCGACCCCCAGCCGGCAGGCGAGGTTTTCGACAGCTGAGACGAGTGCTGCGTCTCCATCTGTCTCCCAACAGGATTTGGGAGCAGCGAAATCCACCTTGGGCCTTTCCGGGCGCCAGTCGCCCCGCGCTGCTCTCTCGGTTGCGTCGAATTCGAACGAcgaagcgacagacgagTTCGGCGCAGGCCTCGTTCTGGTTGacacgagaaagagcgacTTCAGTGCAGGCGCCCTGGAGAGACCGGCTGCCTACGGGGGGCCTTCTCAAGAACAGACTGTGAAGGACGCGCTGCAGATGGCGAAAGCGGAGCTCCTGGACCAGGCGCTCGACGCCATAACTCTACGGCACTTGTACCCTCTCCGCGGGATTTTGGGCATCACCACCGTCCTCCTCAGCTTCTTGTACATCCTGATGAGCCGGATGGGGCCGGAATCGagtcgcgccgcctccgacACTGTCGCAGACCCCGCCGTGCTGGTGTGCTTGGGAGTCACCTTGTTTGTCTCGCTGATTCGTTTGAGGCGAAgcacgaagacgcgcgaTGACCAGCGAGCGTTGATGGAGAAGCGGCGGcagcagaaggcgcggaatTTGCTGCGGAAATACGCGGAAGAACCCGAGGCTTGGCGGCAACAGCGCATCAGATCGGCCCCTATGGTCTACGCCTATGACGGCCCACGAGGCGACACGAGCTTCGCGGGCGGGTCTGACGCGCCGGCGGCTCCGGCCGCCACCTTCGCCGAGGGACACAGACAGAACCTGAGCACCGACCGACTCCAGAGGCGAGGTCTCCGGGACTGGGTTAgggggagggaaaggcgagaaggacaggaggaaaaaggagagagagagagacacatcgTCGCTTTCCTGGGGCTAGAAAGAGACTCGGCACCAGAAACGCCCCCGGACGAGGGACTCCTCCCACAGAGCGGGTGGACAGCGAAGATCATGCGGGGGCTGCGACGGCGTCTCAAGCACGCGGAAAAACCCACCGTCGAGACGCCTGAAGAAGGGACCGAAACGCAGGAAAGCGAGATGTCCTACAACCCCGACCTGGCGCTGTCAGAAGCCACGGCGGGGGGGGAACTGGCTGCGTGA